The Streptomyces sp. RKAG293 genome includes a region encoding these proteins:
- a CDS encoding trypco2 family protein has protein sequence MAADEYLNDIELADAVEAVRAGLATAAARGTGKAVRFEVGDIHMEFTVEIRRDVTGKGGVKAWVVDAGVEGTRSRGRTHTVSFTLKPKNAATGGHLDIHMDDEGDSSHFTDAGS, from the coding sequence ATGGCGGCGGACGAGTACCTGAACGACATCGAGCTGGCGGATGCGGTCGAGGCGGTCCGTGCGGGCCTGGCCACCGCTGCCGCGCGCGGCACCGGGAAGGCCGTCCGCTTCGAGGTCGGCGACATCCACATGGAGTTCACCGTCGAGATCCGCCGCGACGTGACCGGCAAGGGCGGCGTCAAGGCCTGGGTCGTGGACGCCGGGGTGGAGGGCACCCGCTCCCGGGGCCGCACCCACACGGTCTCCTTCACCCTCAAGCCGAAGAACGCCGCCACCGGCGGCCATCTCGACATCCATATGGACGACGAGGGCGACAGCAGCCACTTCACCGACGCCGGCAGCTGA
- the cseB gene encoding two-component system response regulator CseB — MAETHVLFVEDDDVIREATTLALERDGFKVTAVADGLAGLEAFRAEQPDLALLDVMVPGLDGVSLCRRIRDESTVPVIMLSARADSIDIVLGLEAGADDYVTKPFDGAVLVARIRAVLRRFGHASSGDEPAEAALLSFGDIEIDPEGLEVTRGGERLALTPTEMRLLLEFSAAPGAVLSRDRLLERVWDYEWGGDTRVVDVHVQRLRVKIGQDRIETVRGFGYKLRA, encoded by the coding sequence ATGGCTGAAACACACGTCCTGTTCGTCGAGGACGACGACGTCATCCGCGAGGCGACCACGCTCGCGCTGGAGCGCGACGGCTTCAAGGTGACGGCGGTCGCCGACGGACTGGCCGGGCTGGAGGCGTTCCGCGCCGAGCAGCCCGATCTCGCGCTGCTCGATGTGATGGTGCCGGGCCTGGACGGCGTCAGCCTGTGCCGGCGGATCCGGGACGAGTCGACCGTGCCGGTGATCATGCTGTCCGCGCGCGCCGACTCCATCGACATCGTGCTCGGCCTGGAGGCCGGCGCCGACGACTATGTGACGAAGCCCTTCGACGGGGCGGTGCTGGTCGCCCGGATCCGGGCGGTCCTGCGCCGTTTCGGCCACGCCTCCTCCGGTGACGAACCGGCGGAGGCTGCCCTGCTGTCCTTCGGCGACATCGAGATCGACCCCGAGGGCCTCGAGGTGACCCGCGGCGGCGAGCGGCTCGCCCTGACCCCCACCGAGATGCGGCTGCTGCTGGAGTTCTCCGCGGCGCCCGGCGCCGTGCTCTCCCGTGACCGGCTGCTGGAGCGGGTCTGGGACTATGAGTGGGGTGGCGACACCCGGGTCGTGGACGTCCACGTCCAGCGGCTGCGCGTCAAGATCGGCCAGGACCGGATCGAGACGGTGCGCGGCTTCGGTTACAAGCTCAGGGCCTGA
- a CDS encoding TetR/AcrR family transcriptional regulator gives MGTSQARRGDTRHRIQDVALELFAEQGYEKTSLREIAEHLEVTKAALYYHFKTKEDILTSIVEDIGRPVDELITWAEAQPRTLENKQEMLRRYSAALWGASALFRFIQENQATVRELSIGEQFKSKMLALNGLLKEPEFSMASQVRCITALFAMHAGMFAVQNIEGDPEEKREAILEVALDLIAQAHRNLD, from the coding sequence ATGGGCACTTCGCAGGCACGTCGCGGTGACACCCGCCACCGCATCCAGGACGTCGCGCTCGAACTCTTCGCCGAGCAGGGGTACGAGAAGACCTCGCTGCGCGAGATCGCCGAGCACCTCGAGGTGACCAAGGCCGCGCTGTACTACCACTTCAAGACCAAGGAAGACATCCTCACCAGCATCGTCGAGGACATCGGCCGGCCGGTCGACGAGCTGATCACCTGGGCCGAGGCGCAGCCGCGCACCCTGGAGAACAAGCAGGAGATGCTGCGCCGCTACAGCGCCGCCCTGTGGGGCGCCTCCGCGCTCTTCCGCTTCATCCAGGAGAACCAGGCCACGGTCCGCGAGCTGAGCATCGGCGAGCAGTTCAAGAGCAAGATGCTCGCGCTGAACGGCCTGCTGAAGGAGCCCGAGTTCTCGATGGCGAGCCAGGTCCGCTGCATCACCGCGCTCTTCGCGATGCACGCCGGGATGTTCGCCGTGCAGAACATCGAGGGCGACCCCGAGGAGAAGCGCGAAGCCATCCTCGAGGTCGCCCTCGATCTCATCGCCCAGGCTCACCGGAACCTGGACTGA
- a CDS encoding A/G-specific adenine glycosylase has protein sequence MSTDTRATAHHDLHAPVIDWFDEHARDLPWRRPEAGAWGVMVSEFMLQQTPVSRVLPVYEQWLARWPRPADLATEPAGEAVRAWGRLGYPRRALRLHAAATAIALSHGGEVPRDHAKLLALPGVGEYTAAAIGSFAYGQRHSVLDTNVRRVFARAVTGVQYPPTATTAAERRTALALLPDDKGTAARWAAATMELGALVCTARGPECVRCPIAASCAWRLAGSPAHTGPPRRGQTYAGTDRQVRGKLLAVLRDAVDPVPQSALDAVWEEPVQRARALDGLVADGLVEPLADGVYRLPV, from the coding sequence ATGAGCACAGACACCCGCGCCACCGCCCACCACGATCTGCACGCACCCGTCATCGACTGGTTCGACGAGCATGCCCGGGACCTTCCGTGGCGCCGCCCGGAGGCTGGTGCGTGGGGCGTGATGGTCAGCGAGTTCATGCTGCAGCAGACCCCGGTCAGCCGCGTCCTGCCGGTGTACGAGCAGTGGCTGGCGCGCTGGCCGCGGCCCGCCGACCTCGCCACGGAACCCGCGGGCGAGGCCGTCCGCGCCTGGGGGCGGCTCGGCTATCCGCGCCGCGCGCTGCGGCTGCACGCGGCGGCGACCGCGATAGCGCTGAGCCATGGCGGTGAAGTCCCGCGCGACCACGCCAAGTTGCTGGCCCTGCCCGGGGTCGGCGAGTACACCGCGGCCGCCATCGGCTCGTTCGCGTACGGGCAGCGGCACTCCGTTCTGGACACCAACGTCCGCCGGGTCTTCGCCCGCGCCGTCACCGGCGTCCAGTACCCGCCGACCGCGACGACCGCCGCGGAGCGCCGTACCGCGCTGGCCCTGCTGCCCGACGACAAGGGGACGGCGGCCCGCTGGGCGGCGGCGACGATGGAGCTGGGCGCGCTGGTGTGCACCGCGCGCGGGCCCGAGTGCGTCCGCTGCCCGATCGCGGCGAGCTGCGCCTGGCGGCTGGCCGGCTCCCCCGCGCACACCGGCCCGCCGCGCCGCGGCCAGACGTACGCGGGCACCGACCGCCAGGTACGCGGAAAGCTGCTGGCCGTGCTGCGGGACGCCGTCGATCCCGTGCCGCAGTCCGCGCTCGACGCGGTGTGGGAGGAGCCGGTGCAGCGGGCCCGCGCGCTGGACGGCCTGGTCGCGGACGGTCTCGTCGAGCCGCTGGCCGACGGGGTCTACCGACTGCCGGTTTAA
- a CDS encoding M23 family metallopeptidase — MLKNSTKNHAPKSVMRGRAAVVAGGVCVALALGSTAAMAADSQDAGLFGTASANSIADAVKTQADGQKKAAAASAKAAAAKADAKKRAAVKSAADRSARLNAWVKPVTSYTIGAGFAQAGAHWAHKHSGQDFVVPTGTQVRAVHGGTVVDAGWGGAYGNNIVIKHGNGTYTQYGHLSKIEVSVGQTVSTSQEIGKSGSTGNSTGPHLHFEARTTPVYGSGMEPLSFLHKHGVNM, encoded by the coding sequence ATGCTTAAGAACTCGACGAAGAACCACGCCCCGAAGTCCGTCATGCGTGGTCGTGCGGCCGTGGTGGCGGGCGGCGTGTGCGTGGCACTCGCGCTGGGCTCTACGGCGGCCATGGCCGCCGACTCGCAGGACGCGGGTCTCTTCGGGACCGCGTCGGCGAACAGCATCGCGGACGCGGTGAAGACGCAGGCCGACGGACAGAAGAAGGCCGCCGCGGCGAGCGCGAAGGCCGCGGCCGCGAAGGCCGACGCCAAGAAGCGGGCGGCCGTGAAGTCCGCCGCGGACCGTAGCGCGCGCCTGAACGCCTGGGTGAAGCCGGTGACCAGCTACACGATCGGCGCGGGCTTCGCGCAGGCCGGCGCGCACTGGGCGCACAAGCACTCCGGCCAGGACTTCGTGGTGCCGACCGGCACCCAGGTCAGGGCCGTGCACGGCGGCACCGTCGTCGACGCCGGCTGGGGCGGCGCCTACGGCAACAACATCGTGATCAAGCACGGGAACGGCACGTACACGCAGTACGGCCACCTGTCGAAGATCGAGGTCTCGGTCGGCCAGACGGTGAGCACCAGCCAGGAGATCGGCAAGTCCGGCAGCACCGGGAACTCGACCGGCCCGCACCTGCACTTCGAGGCCCGCACCACGCCGGTCTACGGCTCGGGCATGGAGCCGCTGTCGTTCCTGCACAAGCACGGCGTCAACATGTGA
- a CDS encoding HAMP domain-containing sensor histidine kinase has translation MPLFPRSSLRWKLSAAIAFVSVLVAVALSLVVHNAARVSMIDNSRDVQDERVQSALRIYEVTGKKVFSAQLDDPALPKPLKEFAARGERATYVQDSGGAPIVWAETPTNDGRILSLRTTFKDRYSVLVDLDQALIVGSLAVVVGGTALGVLIGGQMSRRLRKAAVAARKVADGNPEVRVRDAIGGRVRDETDELASAVDAMADALQDRLEAERRVTADIAHELRTPVTGLVTAAELLPPGRPAELVRNRAQALRTLVEDVLEVARLDGAAEQADLQEVALGDFVRRRVLALDPDAVVTVIEDAVVHTDPRRLERILGNLLANAARHGKPRTEVSINGPFLRIRDHGPGFPDDLLREGPSRFRTGSSDRAGGDHGLGLTIATGQARVLRARLTFRNAPASDGGGAVAQLLLPR, from the coding sequence ATGCCGTTGTTCCCCCGCTCCAGTCTGCGCTGGAAGCTCAGTGCCGCCATCGCCTTCGTCTCGGTGCTCGTCGCCGTGGCGCTGAGCCTCGTGGTGCACAACGCCGCCCGCGTCAGCATGATCGACAACTCCCGTGACGTACAGGACGAGCGGGTGCAGTCCGCACTGCGGATCTACGAGGTCACCGGCAAGAAGGTCTTCTCCGCCCAGCTCGACGACCCGGCGCTGCCCAAGCCGCTGAAGGAGTTCGCGGCCAGGGGCGAACGGGCGACGTACGTCCAGGACAGTGGCGGCGCGCCGATCGTGTGGGCCGAGACGCCGACCAACGACGGCCGCATCCTGTCGCTGCGCACCACCTTCAAGGACCGCTACTCGGTCCTCGTCGACCTCGACCAGGCCCTGATCGTCGGCTCGCTCGCGGTGGTGGTGGGCGGCACCGCGCTCGGCGTGCTGATCGGCGGCCAGATGTCCCGGCGGCTGCGCAAGGCCGCTGTCGCGGCCCGCAAGGTGGCCGACGGCAATCCCGAGGTGCGGGTGCGCGACGCGATCGGCGGCCGGGTCCGCGATGAGACCGACGAGCTGGCGTCCGCCGTGGACGCGATGGCCGACGCCCTGCAGGACCGGCTGGAGGCCGAGCGCCGGGTCACCGCCGACATCGCCCATGAGCTGCGCACCCCGGTGACCGGGCTGGTCACGGCGGCCGAGCTGCTGCCGCCCGGCCGCCCCGCCGAGCTGGTGCGGAACCGGGCCCAGGCGCTGCGCACCCTGGTCGAGGACGTGCTGGAGGTGGCCCGGCTGGACGGGGCCGCGGAGCAGGCCGATCTGCAGGAGGTCGCCCTGGGCGACTTCGTGCGCAGGCGGGTGCTGGCGCTCGATCCCGATGCCGTGGTGACCGTGATCGAGGACGCGGTCGTGCACACCGATCCGCGCCGGCTGGAGCGCATCCTCGGCAATCTGCTGGCCAACGCCGCCCGGCACGGCAAGCCGCGGACCGAGGTGAGCATCAACGGGCCGTTCCTGCGGATCCGCGACCACGGTCCCGGCTTCCCCGACGACCTGCTGCGCGAGGGCCCCAGCCGCTTCCGTACCGGCAGCTCCGACCGGGCGGGCGGCGACCACGGCCTCGGCCTCACCATCGCCACCGGCCAGGCCCGGGTGCTGCGCGCCCGGCTCACGTTCCGCAACGCCCCCGCCTCCGACGGCGGCGGCGCGGTCGCGCAGCTGCTGCTGCCCAGGTAG
- a CDS encoding MDR family MFS transporter, giving the protein MSQTAETPPEAAPQRSVRVVLLGLMIAMLLAMLDNMIIGTAMPTIVGELGGLNHLSWVVTAYTLATAASTPIWGKLGDMYGRKGIFMTSIVLFLAGSALSGLSQSMDQLIAFRAIQGLGAGGLIVGVMAIIGDLIPPRERGKYQGMMAGVMALAMIGGPLVGGTITDNWGWRWSFYINLPLGAVALAMIYIVLHLPKKRVQARIDYLGAGLLTVGITALVLLTTWGGTQYGWASAQIIGLLVLGVVAIAAFIWAETRAKEPVMPLHIFRNRNFSLISLIGFLVGFVMFGAMTFLPLYQQTVQGASATNSGLLLLPMLLAMMVVSLIAGRVTTQSGRYKIFPIIGGGLITVGLYLLSTMDTGTTRFMSGVFMAVLGAGMGFLMQITMLVAQNSVEMKDIGVGSSSATLFRTIGGSFGVSLFGALFTHHVQNTMTELGGAAGSKAIGGGAQLDPARIAHLPAEVRDAYLHAVSNGTHTVFMWGAVISIVGFVAAWFVKEIPLRGAPQAPGDGDKADKAEAPEALHPVEAI; this is encoded by the coding sequence ATGTCCCAGACCGCAGAAACGCCACCCGAAGCGGCTCCTCAGCGCAGTGTGCGTGTGGTTCTGCTCGGGCTCATGATCGCGATGTTGCTCGCGATGCTCGACAACATGATCATCGGTACCGCGATGCCGACGATCGTAGGGGAGCTCGGCGGCCTCAACCACCTCTCCTGGGTGGTCACCGCGTACACGCTCGCGACCGCCGCCTCGACGCCCATCTGGGGAAAGCTCGGCGACATGTACGGTCGCAAGGGCATCTTCATGACGTCGATCGTGCTCTTCCTGGCCGGTTCCGCGCTCTCCGGCCTCTCCCAGTCGATGGACCAGCTGATCGCCTTCCGCGCGATCCAGGGCCTCGGCGCCGGCGGTCTGATCGTCGGCGTGATGGCGATCATCGGTGACCTGATACCGCCACGGGAACGTGGCAAGTACCAGGGCATGATGGCCGGCGTCATGGCGCTCGCGATGATCGGCGGACCGCTCGTCGGCGGCACCATCACCGACAACTGGGGCTGGCGCTGGAGCTTCTACATCAACCTGCCGCTCGGCGCGGTGGCGCTCGCGATGATCTACATCGTGCTGCACCTGCCGAAGAAGCGCGTCCAGGCCCGTATCGACTACCTCGGCGCCGGACTGCTCACCGTCGGCATCACCGCGCTGGTGCTCCTCACCACCTGGGGCGGCACCCAGTACGGCTGGGCCTCGGCGCAGATCATCGGGCTCCTCGTCCTCGGCGTGGTCGCGATCGCGGCCTTCATCTGGGCCGAGACCCGCGCCAAAGAGCCCGTCATGCCGCTGCACATCTTCCGCAACCGCAACTTCTCGCTGATCTCCCTGATCGGCTTCCTGGTCGGTTTCGTGATGTTCGGCGCGATGACGTTCCTGCCGCTCTACCAGCAGACCGTCCAGGGCGCCTCGGCCACCAACTCCGGCCTGCTGCTCCTGCCGATGCTGCTGGCGATGATGGTGGTCTCGCTGATCGCCGGCCGGGTCACCACCCAGAGCGGCCGCTACAAGATCTTCCCGATCATCGGCGGCGGCCTGATCACCGTCGGGCTGTACCTGCTGTCCACCATGGACACCGGGACCACCCGCTTCATGTCCGGCGTCTTCATGGCCGTGCTCGGCGCGGGCATGGGCTTCCTGATGCAGATCACCATGCTCGTCGCGCAGAACAGCGTCGAGATGAAGGACATCGGCGTCGGCAGCTCGTCCGCGACGCTCTTCCGCACCATCGGCGGCTCGTTCGGTGTCTCGCTCTTCGGGGCGCTCTTCACCCACCACGTGCAGAACACGATGACGGAGCTCGGTGGCGCCGCGGGCAGCAAGGCGATCGGCGGCGGCGCGCAGCTCGACCCCGCGCGCATCGCCCACCTGCCGGCGGAGGTGCGGGACGCCTATCTGCACGCCGTCTCCAACGGCACGCACACCGTCTTCATGTGGGGCGCGGTGATCAGCATCGTCGGCTTCGTGGCGGCCTGGTTCGTCAAGGAGATCCCGCTGCGCGGTGCTCCGCAGGCCCCCGGCGACGGCGACAAGGCCGACAAGGCCGAGGCCCCCGAGGCGCTGCACCCGGTCGAGGCGATCTGA
- a CDS encoding NACHT domain-containing protein, producing the protein MAAGPGGHGAGADGPRRNRIAAVFSGGRQGSGYLLSPRVALTSAHVIGDGTDVRIAVPGGPGEVRCRVVWRPHEIEREIDVALIEAPVDLIPATAPIRLGMVGSLSPVRDCQAIGFPYVQRGGPEGKSLDSEQVTGTLKPGSGMLKRRYVLDSDHAPPSVRQDGGSAWAGMSGAAVFSDDLLMAVVCGDPHGWPGSRLVTVPVAELVRNPGFMGALDATSCSYTFITRPADPDAAFTSHYAAYVARRYSTLTIFGIDLSDRSRAVWPLDAAYLSLEVTEPDRGAPGSPLPGGGGSVRAEQTFAGRERVLLRGLAGSGKTTLVQWLAVSAALEEPDAGKHHLRDRVPFVLPLRTLIRHGELPLPADFLHSANVPLTAPDGWTERILQAGRGLLLVDGLDEIGERERDRVRDWLRNLLIAFPGNLWLVTSRPSAVSDAWLAGEGFAELVLSPMGRDDVGAFITRWHDAARTTATDPEETARTDGYEHSLLDAVRTKQDLARLATNPLMCGLICALHHDRRGYLPHSRKQLYDAAMSMLLGRRDRERDIDVQLTEEPQIQLLQKLAYWMIRNGQVEMDQTDAVDRIAAALPAMPAVAATGDATRVFRRLLLRSGLLRVPAEGTVDFIHRTFQDYLGAKAAVEERDFAFLVRNAHDAQWEDVLRMAVAHARPDERARLLNQLVARGDRTKSHRSRLHLLAMACLEQAVELDAVVRTAVEERAAALIPPCSDEEADALAAVGPVVLELLPGPAGLSVHEAAAVVRTAGRLGTDPAMAFIGRFTRDERSQVQFSIVEAWDHFPVDAYAEQVLQHAVLNSWVTIDSAAKLRALPSLAHARLLWCVGALPPEELLPPSRSVNLQRLNIKDNPLLDSLGRVSAAPELELFGIDNCPAVTDLEDLRNNTSLRHLNLCSAPHPLDLGPLESMGALRGLGLSTKVDWSNFHHAPELSQLTSLWLGPNASVRSLLGIGKWRNLETMAIDHPDTVDDLSDLALLPRLKLLELRDVRHHITEALVTMPTVQTLELLDPSPVVDLLSLVRLLPGLTTLRFGYSATSADRTLDLTALRGVEGIRLTVENAARVIGAELFPQHRLHITPYRRD; encoded by the coding sequence GTGGCCGCCGGGCCAGGGGGCCACGGGGCAGGGGCCGACGGCCCCCGGCGGAACCGGATCGCGGCGGTCTTCTCGGGCGGCCGGCAGGGCAGCGGCTATCTGCTGAGCCCCCGGGTGGCGCTGACCTCCGCCCACGTCATCGGTGACGGCACGGACGTCCGGATCGCCGTACCCGGCGGCCCGGGCGAAGTGCGGTGCCGCGTCGTGTGGCGGCCGCACGAGATCGAGCGCGAGATCGACGTCGCCCTCATCGAGGCCCCCGTCGACCTGATCCCGGCCACCGCGCCGATCCGGCTGGGAATGGTGGGCTCCCTCTCCCCGGTCCGGGACTGCCAGGCGATCGGTTTCCCGTACGTCCAGCGGGGCGGCCCGGAAGGGAAGTCCCTCGACAGCGAGCAGGTGACCGGCACCCTCAAACCCGGCTCCGGGATGCTCAAGCGCCGGTACGTACTGGACAGCGACCACGCCCCGCCCTCCGTACGGCAGGACGGCGGGTCGGCGTGGGCCGGGATGTCCGGCGCGGCCGTCTTCTCGGACGATCTGCTGATGGCGGTGGTCTGCGGTGATCCTCACGGCTGGCCGGGCAGCCGGCTCGTCACCGTCCCCGTGGCCGAGCTCGTGCGAAACCCGGGGTTCATGGGCGCACTCGATGCCACCAGCTGCAGCTACACCTTCATCACCCGGCCGGCCGACCCGGACGCGGCGTTCACGTCCCACTACGCGGCGTACGTCGCCAGGCGGTACTCCACCCTCACCATCTTCGGGATCGACCTCAGCGACCGCTCCCGGGCCGTCTGGCCGCTCGACGCGGCCTACCTCAGCCTGGAGGTCACCGAGCCGGACCGCGGCGCACCGGGGAGCCCGCTGCCGGGCGGCGGGGGCTCGGTGCGCGCGGAGCAGACCTTCGCCGGGCGCGAGCGCGTCCTGCTGCGCGGTCTCGCCGGATCCGGGAAGACCACGCTGGTGCAGTGGCTCGCGGTGTCCGCCGCCCTGGAGGAGCCGGACGCCGGAAAGCACCATCTGCGGGACCGCGTCCCCTTCGTCCTGCCGCTGCGCACCCTCATCCGTCACGGCGAGCTGCCGCTCCCCGCCGACTTCCTCCACTCCGCGAACGTCCCGCTGACCGCGCCGGACGGCTGGACCGAGCGGATCCTCCAGGCGGGCCGGGGTCTGCTGCTCGTCGACGGGCTGGACGAGATCGGCGAGCGGGAACGCGACCGCGTCCGCGACTGGCTGCGAAATCTGCTGATCGCCTTCCCCGGCAACCTGTGGCTCGTCACCTCGCGCCCTTCCGCCGTCTCGGACGCGTGGCTGGCGGGCGAGGGCTTCGCGGAACTGGTGCTCTCCCCCATGGGCCGTGACGACGTCGGCGCGTTCATCACCCGCTGGCACGACGCCGCCCGCACGACGGCCACCGACCCCGAGGAAACGGCCAGGACCGACGGCTACGAGCACTCCCTGCTCGACGCCGTCCGCACAAAGCAGGACCTCGCCCGCCTCGCCACCAACCCCCTGATGTGCGGACTGATCTGCGCCCTGCACCACGACCGCCGCGGCTATCTGCCGCACAGCCGCAAGCAGCTGTACGACGCCGCGATGTCCATGCTCCTGGGCCGCCGCGACCGTGAACGCGACATCGACGTCCAGCTCACCGAGGAACCCCAGATCCAGCTCCTCCAGAAGCTCGCCTACTGGATGATCCGCAACGGCCAGGTCGAGATGGACCAGACCGACGCGGTGGACCGCATCGCGGCCGCGCTCCCGGCGATGCCGGCGGTGGCCGCGACGGGTGACGCGACGCGGGTCTTCCGCCGTCTGCTGCTCCGCAGCGGTCTGCTGCGCGTGCCCGCGGAGGGCACCGTCGACTTCATCCACCGCACCTTCCAGGACTACCTGGGCGCGAAGGCGGCGGTGGAGGAGCGCGACTTCGCGTTCCTCGTCCGCAACGCCCACGACGCCCAGTGGGAGGACGTCCTGCGCATGGCGGTGGCCCACGCCCGCCCGGACGAGCGCGCCCGGCTCCTGAACCAGCTCGTCGCGCGGGGCGACCGCACCAAAAGCCACCGCTCACGGCTCCATCTGCTGGCGATGGCCTGCCTGGAGCAGGCGGTGGAACTGGACGCGGTCGTCCGGACCGCGGTGGAGGAGCGGGCGGCGGCCCTCATTCCGCCGTGCTCGGACGAGGAGGCCGACGCGCTGGCCGCGGTCGGCCCCGTCGTCCTGGAACTGCTGCCAGGACCCGCCGGCCTCTCGGTGCACGAGGCGGCGGCGGTGGTCCGCACCGCCGGGAGACTCGGCACGGATCCGGCCATGGCCTTCATCGGCAGGTTCACCCGGGACGAACGGTCGCAGGTGCAATTCAGCATTGTCGAGGCGTGGGACCACTTCCCCGTCGACGCCTATGCGGAACAGGTACTCCAGCACGCGGTTCTCAACTCATGGGTAACCATCGACAGCGCGGCCAAACTCCGGGCCCTGCCTTCGCTGGCCCACGCCAGGCTCCTCTGGTGTGTGGGAGCGCTGCCTCCTGAAGAGCTATTGCCGCCGTCCCGAAGCGTGAATCTGCAACGCCTCAACATCAAGGACAATCCGCTCCTGGACAGCCTCGGGCGGGTTTCAGCCGCTCCTGAACTGGAGTTGTTCGGTATCGACAACTGTCCGGCCGTCACCGACCTCGAGGATCTGCGGAACAACACGTCCCTCAGGCACCTGAACCTCTGCTCCGCGCCGCATCCGCTGGATCTCGGGCCGCTGGAGAGCATGGGGGCATTACGCGGGCTGGGACTCTCCACGAAAGTGGACTGGTCCAATTTCCACCACGCGCCGGAGCTGTCCCAGCTGACCAGTCTTTGGCTGGGCCCGAACGCGAGCGTCCGCAGCCTTCTCGGAATCGGGAAATGGCGAAACCTGGAGACCATGGCGATCGACCATCCGGACACGGTGGACGATTTATCGGATCTCGCCCTGCTTCCGCGTCTCAAGCTATTGGAGCTGCGTGATGTCAGGCACCACATCACCGAGGCTCTGGTAACCATGCCGACCGTGCAAACGCTGGAGCTCCTCGACCCGTCACCGGTCGTCGATCTGCTGTCGCTGGTACGCCTCCTGCCCGGCCTGACGACTCTGCGGTTCGGTTACTCCGCCACGTCGGCCGACAGGACGCTCGACCTCACCGCACTCCGCGGCGTCGAAGGAATCCGTCTCACCGTGGAGAACGCGGCCCGGGTGATCGGCGCCGAATTGTTCCCGCAGCACCGGCTGCACATCACCCCGTACCGGCGTGACTGA
- a CDS encoding SigE family RNA polymerase sigma factor: MAANGTVLEFEEYVRTRQDALLRSARRLVPDPIDAQDLVQTALVRTYPRWDGIADKTLADAYMRRVMINTRTEWWRNRKLDEIPTQELPDASVDDGADQRADREMLRDALQVLAPKQRQVVMLRHYGQLSTEETARALGMSTGTVKSTLHRALARLRHELEHGRYGYSRMEGVCAA; the protein is encoded by the coding sequence ATGGCGGCGAACGGCACGGTTCTGGAGTTCGAGGAGTACGTGAGGACCCGGCAGGACGCACTGCTGCGGAGCGCACGGCGGCTCGTCCCCGACCCGATCGACGCCCAGGACCTCGTCCAGACCGCGCTGGTGCGCACCTACCCGCGCTGGGACGGCATCGCCGACAAGACGCTCGCGGACGCCTACATGCGCCGCGTCATGATCAACACGCGGACCGAGTGGTGGCGGAACCGCAAGCTCGACGAGATCCCCACCCAGGAGCTGCCGGACGCCAGTGTCGACGACGGCGCCGATCAGCGCGCCGACCGCGAGATGCTCCGCGACGCACTGCAGGTCCTCGCGCCCAAGCAGCGCCAGGTCGTGATGCTGCGCCACTACGGCCAGCTGTCCACGGAGGAGACCGCCCGCGCACTGGGCATGTCGACGGGTACGGTGAAGAGCACCCTGCACCGGGCACTGGCCCGGCTGCGCCATGAGCTGGAGCACGGCCGCTACGGCTACTCACGGATGGAGGGCGTGTGCGCCGCCTAG